The following is a genomic window from Candidatus Hydrogenedentota bacterium.
TGATTGCCCGGAAACACGTCGATGATACGGTCCACGGTCTGAATGGCATCGTTGGTGTGCAGGGTCGCCAGCACCAGATGCCCAGTCTCCGCCGCGGTTAGCGCGGCCTGTATGGTTTCAAGGTCGCGCATTTCACCGACCAGAATGACGTCGGGATCCTGGCGGAGCACGTACTTGAGCGCGGCGGCGAAACTGCGCGTATCGCCGCCGACCTCGCGCTGGTCCACGATGCTCTGATTATGCGTATGGACATATTCGATGGGGTCTTCCACGGTGATGATGTGGCAGGCCCGTTCCTTGTTAATCTTGTTGATGATGGCCGCCTGCGTAGTAGTCTTGCCATGGCCCGTAGGCCCGGTAACGAGCACCAGCCCCTGCCGCGCATGCGCGAGTTCATGCACGGCGCGCGGCAAGCCGAGTTCGTCAAGCGTGGGGATTACCTCCGGGATGGGGCGCAACGCGGCCGTCACGGCGGATTTCTGCCGGTAAACGTTGACGCGGAACCGGTGTCGGCGTCCCACGGCCAGGGAGAAATCGATCTCCTTATTCTGCTCAAAATACGTGATTTGTTCATCCGAGAGAAAACTGTAGATGAGCGCCTGCGTGCTTTCCGGCGTGAGGGCCTCCGTGCGCGTGCGAAACAACTGCCCGTTGATGCGCAGAATCGGCGGCGCGCCCGCGCTGATGAGCAAATCGGACGCCTTCTCGCGCGCAACGAGTTCAAATAGGTCATTAATGTCCATTCCGGCGGATTTTTTCGTGGGCATGCGCGGATCTCCCGGAAGCGATCATAGCTCAGGGCTGCGGAACATGCAAAGAGCGGGATTCAGGCTTCCTTCGCTTCGATTTGGCGCGCGCGCTCATGGAAACTTGCCATGACGCGCGGCATGTTGTAGGAAACGAGACGGCTGATAATCATCTGCGGCACAAACAGCTTGGGCTCGATGTCCAGCGAATACGTGACCTCGACCTTGTGTTTGCCCAGCTTCTTCAATTGCCAGGAGCCGTCCATTTTGCTGAACAGGTCGCCGCGAACCAGGGTCCAATACACGCGCTTCATCGGCTCGTGGCACAAGTCCAGCGTGTAATTGAATTCGCGGATCAGCCGCACGAAAAACTTGACGCGCGCGCCGTCCTCGCGCCCTTTGATTAACTGAGTCCGGACAACTTCACTGGAGAACTCGGGATAGGACTTGTAGTCGATAATAACCTGGTAGAATGCTTCCTGGCTGACTTCAAACTTCTCGGTGCGCGTGGCGCTGGGCATGGGCGGCTCCCTCTCGCATTTGTGGGGGCATTGTGGCACAGATTCCCTTGCCGGACAAGCCTTCTGCGAACGGCTGGCGGGGTGAGGATTTCTGTGGCGCCTTGTGGTTACCGGAAAAAATGGTCTATAAGAAGACTGTTTTGGGTGGTCCTGAGAATTGCGGGGTGGAAACATGAACCGACGGGTATTCCTGGGTCTGACTTCTGCCGCGGCCCTTGGGCTCCTGCACACGCCGCCCGGTGTCGCCGCCAGAGGGCCGGAAGTCCGCATCTTTGGGTGCGGGCCCGCGTCGCGCTACATGCCGCGTGTCCGGGCCTGTTTCGTGCGGCGTCAAGGCGAATATGGCATGCGCTGGCCCGGCGCCGTGTATGATGGCGAGTCCGCGCGCCGGTCCTATGCGCGGCAGGCCGCCGGCGTGGCTCGGGATTTGCGCTGTCAAATCGATTTGCGCGAAACGCCCCTCTACACGCCCGAAGAGGTGGACGCCTGGCTCACGGAGAGCGCGCAGGCGCGTGCTGACGGTCTGCTCGTCGTCCTGCTGGACCGGCAGGAACAC
Proteins encoded in this region:
- a CDS encoding type IV pilus twitching motility protein PilT, encoding MDINDLFELVAREKASDLLISAGAPPILRINGQLFRTRTEALTPESTQALIYSFLSDEQITYFEQNKEIDFSLAVGRRHRFRVNVYRQKSAVTAALRPIPEVIPTLDELGLPRAVHELAHARQGLVLVTGPTGHGKTTTQAAIINKINKERACHIITVEDPIEYVHTHNQSIVDQREVGGDTRSFAAALKYVLRQDPDVILVGEMRDLETIQAALTAAETGHLVLATLHTNDAIQTVDRIIDVFPGNQQQQIRFQLSMTLLAILSQRLLPKADGQGRILAYELLLNNTAIANLIREGKTHQVHSVVETSQRDGMTTLDRSVKALYNKGLITREEAVAHMKNPKELNNSGA